The Pseudomonas entomophila genome segment TCTGCCAGGGGAACTCGACCATGACGTCGCGGTAGATCTGCTGCAGGTGGCGGATATGCGCCTCGGGGATCGGGCTGCCGTCGCCGTAGAAGGTGTTCTGCGGCAGGTCGTCGTCGGCGAATTCGGCGCGCAGGCTGTCGCGGATGCTTTCCGGCAGGGTCAGGGCGTTGAAGAAGGTGGCATGGTTGAACCACACCACTTCGCCGGTGCGCGGGTGGCGCACCATGGCCGGGCCTTTCTGCCGCGTGCGCAGGCGGTTGCCGGGCTTCCACTGCGGGGTGATGCCGATCTTCGCGCAGTAGGCCTCGACCTCGGCGCGGTCCTCGGTCTGGAACACGGTCTGCCACGGCAGGCCCATGCCGTCGCCATAGTTGCGCACGTAGAGCACCCCGCCCTTGCGTTCGAACGCCTCGCGCACCTCGGGGTCGATGCGCGGCAGGATCAGCCGGGTATCGCCGAACGGCGTCTCGCCGCCAGTGGGCGACGGCAGGTCACAGTAGAAGTACAGGTGCAGCGGGAACACCGGCGAGTAGGAGTGCTCGTTGTGCGGAAAGATCCGCTCGGCAGACGGGTAGTCGGTGGAGCTGTAGACGTTCAGCGAGCGGGTGATCTGGGTCCGTGGCGAGGCGCGGAACAGGTACTCCAGGGCGCCGCCGGAGATCGCGTCGACGCACTGGTTGAACTCGTTGATGTCCTGCACCGCGAAGCCCCGGAACAGGAGGGTGGCGTGCTGGTCGAGCTTGCGCTCGATCAGTTCGCGGTTCTGCCCGGCCCACTGCGCCAGGCCCACGCCCGGCACCTTCGGCGTGCACAGCAACGGCAGGCTGCTGCCTTCGAACATCGGCGAGAATT includes the following:
- a CDS encoding TauD/TfdA family dioxygenase yields the protein MSKSEAQAIPMLAKGRRKSLSVDQDSLVEFSPMFEGSSLPLLCTPKVPGVGLAQWAGQNRELIERKLDQHATLLFRGFAVQDINEFNQCVDAISGGALEYLFRASPRTQITRSLNVYSSTDYPSAERIFPHNEHSYSPVFPLHLYFYCDLPSPTGGETPFGDTRLILPRIDPEVREAFERKGGVLYVRNYGDGMGLPWQTVFQTEDRAEVEAYCAKIGITPQWKPGNRLRTRQKGPAMVRHPRTGEVVWFNHATFFNALTLPESIRDSLRAEFADDDLPQNTFYGDGSPIPEAHIRHLQQIYRDVMVEFPWQKGDVVILDNILTIHARNGYTGPRKILTAMAIPLKSHEVALGQGVQA